A single region of the Octopus bimaculoides isolate UCB-OBI-ISO-001 chromosome 6, ASM119413v2, whole genome shotgun sequence genome encodes:
- the LOC106881964 gene encoding failed axon connections homolog: MSQWAVAAGVGLITASGLLFTIFRWKKKKIYPENVIILHQFPRVCQAPNLSPFAIKLETFLRMAKLPYQVEYTYEMSPKHKIPWITYNGEVVSDSQFIIEYLNKKFNLNFNIHLTDEQRSIARAMQKMLEENLYWGLARLRWVYGNSHTRKIIPMLAFQYWLIKRRVQHSTYCQGIGRHTLAEVNQIVLDDLKALSDFLGKKKFLMGDEPCETDCAILGMIAYSRQMPENCILKEVIDDDVFPNITAYFERMKSMYWPDWFDPTVKFPTFGLQPQKSNFTS, from the exons ATGTCACAGTGGGCCGTTGCTGCTGGAGTTGGGCTCATCACTGCATCAGGACTCCTTTTCACCATCTTCCGATGGaaaaa GAAGAAAATTTACCCTGAAAATGTGATCATATTGCACCAGTTTCCAAGAGTATGTCAAGCACCAAACCTTTCTCCTTTTGCTATAAAGCTTGAAACTTTTCTCCGCATGGCCAAGTTACCCTATCAG GTTGAATATACCTATGAGATGTCACCCAAACATAAAATACCTTGGATTACATACAATGGAGAAGTTGTCAGTGACTCCCAGTTCATTATTGAGTATTTGAACAAGAAATTCAACCTTAACTTTAACATTCATCTCACAGATGAACAACGAAGTATTGCTAGGGCCATGCAGAAAATGTTAGAAGAGAACTTGTattg GGGTCTTGCACGTTTACGATGGGTCTATGGAAACTCCCATACCAGAAAAATTATCCCTATGCTCGCATTCCAGTATTGGTTGATAAAGAGAAGAGTTCAACATTCTACATATTGCCAAGGGATTGGTCGACATACTCTTGCAGAAGTCAATCAAATTGTGTTGGATGATTTAAAGGCTCTCTCTGATTTTCTTG GTAAAAAGAAATTCTTGATGGGAGATGAACCCTGTGAGACTGATTGTGCCATTTTGGGGATGATAGCTTATTCAAGGCAGATGCCAGAAAACTGCATTTTAAAAGAAGTTATTGATG ATGATGTATTCCCAAATATAACTGCCtactttgaaagaatgaaatcTATGTATTGGCCTGACTGGTTTGATCCAACTGTGAAATTTCCTACTTTTGGACTTCAGCCTCAAAAGAGTAATTTCACATCATAA